A single Streptomyces mirabilis DNA region contains:
- a CDS encoding NPP1 family protein → MKRSSRIRKVSLILGSAVALVVAFPGSALAAPPQALPANADGLEQTFQPAFDYDTDGCYPTPAIGPDGTINPGLNPSGALNGQCHDASDLDNTNGYSREKCNNGWCAIMYGLYFEKDQAVLGSGLGGHRNDWEHVVVWVQNNEAQYVSTSAHGNFNIYGRDQIRWDGTHPKVVYHKDGLSTHCFRPANSNDEPPENHYHAWQFPDLVGWNGYPAGLRDKLSAYDFGSAVFGLKDGNFDYHLAKAKPAGIPFDPNA, encoded by the coding sequence GTGAAGAGAAGCTCGCGCATCCGCAAGGTCTCGCTCATCCTCGGCAGTGCGGTCGCATTGGTAGTCGCCTTCCCCGGCAGCGCCCTCGCCGCCCCGCCCCAGGCCCTGCCCGCCAACGCGGACGGACTGGAGCAGACCTTCCAGCCGGCCTTCGACTACGACACGGACGGCTGCTACCCCACCCCGGCCATCGGTCCCGACGGGACGATCAACCCCGGCCTCAACCCGTCCGGCGCCCTCAACGGCCAGTGCCACGATGCCTCGGACCTCGACAACACCAACGGCTACTCGCGCGAGAAGTGCAACAACGGCTGGTGCGCCATCATGTACGGCCTCTACTTCGAGAAGGACCAGGCCGTGCTCGGCAGCGGCCTCGGCGGGCACCGCAACGACTGGGAACACGTCGTGGTGTGGGTGCAGAACAATGAGGCCCAGTACGTCTCCACCTCCGCCCACGGCAACTTCAACATCTACGGCCGTGACCAGATCCGTTGGGACGGGACCCACCCCAAGGTCGTCTATCACAAGGACGGTCTGAGCACCCACTGCTTCCGCCCCGCGAACTCGAACGACGAACCGCCGGAGAACCACTACCACGCCTGGCAGTTCCCGGACCTGGTCGGCTGGAACGGCTACCCCGCCGGTCTGCGCGACAAGCTGAGCGCCTACGACTTCGGCAGTGCCGTCTTCGGCCTCAAGGACGGCAACTTCGACTACCACCTGGCGAAGGCGAAGCCGGCCGGTATCCCGTTCGATCCCAATGCGTGA